In Amycolatopsis solani, a single window of DNA contains:
- a CDS encoding prepilin peptidase: MAVLVVAAAVLGLFVGSFLNLVVQRVPRGEPVVRPPFRCPVSARHFLVALGTAVLFALLTLRLDPPHLPAYLYFGAIGVALALIDFDCRRLPDAIVLPSYPVLAVLLAVSAWCRDDWWSLARAGIGGTALFAFYLLLALIHPRGMGFGDVKLSGLLGGLLAHLSWTALLLGAFGGFLLGAVAGVVVLAAGRGDRDTALPFGPFMIAAALVAVFVVAA, encoded by the coding sequence ATGGCGGTGCTGGTCGTGGCGGCCGCGGTGCTCGGGCTGTTCGTCGGGTCGTTCCTCAACCTCGTGGTCCAGCGGGTGCCGCGGGGCGAGCCGGTCGTCCGTCCGCCTTTCCGCTGCCCGGTCAGCGCTCGCCACTTCCTCGTCGCGCTCGGTACCGCGGTCCTCTTCGCGCTGCTGACCCTGCGGCTCGACCCACCGCACCTGCCCGCCTACCTCTACTTCGGCGCGATCGGCGTCGCGCTCGCGCTGATCGACTTCGACTGCCGCCGGCTGCCGGATGCGATCGTGCTGCCCTCCTACCCGGTGCTCGCCGTCCTGCTGGCCGTCTCGGCCTGGTGCCGGGACGACTGGTGGTCGCTGGCCCGCGCCGGGATCGGCGGGACCGCGCTGTTCGCCTTCTACCTGCTGCTGGCCCTGATCCACCCGCGAGGCATGGGCTTCGGCGACGTCAAGCTCTCCGGCCTCCTGGGCGGGCTCCTCGCCCACCTCTCCTGGACGGCCTTGCTGCTCGGCGCGTTCGGCGGCTTCCTGCTCGGCGCGGTGGCCGGTGTCGTCGTGCTGGCGGCCGGGCGGGGTGATCGCGACACCGCGCTGCCGTTCGGGCCGTTCATGATCGCCGCCGCGCTCGTCGCCGTCTTCGTGGTGGCGGCTTGA
- a CDS encoding MFS transporter translates to MSVTLSPARLRVSHGLGFRVVAVAFATALAFSTVPTPLYALYQRRDGFPAFLVTVIFAAYAVGVVLSLYLAGHVSDWLGRRRVLLAGLLAEALAAAMFLLWPDVPGLIVARLISGAGIGVISATATAHLSELRAPALTATVVNAGGLAVGPLVGGLFARFADHPLSTPFAVFLVVLLLEAIAVSLVPETVERREERPAYRPQRLSLPPSARREFTGAALGAFAAFALSGLVMALAPALLANDLHEPSRLLAGLAPFTMLGSAALVQIVFARLGTRSQLRSGYALMGAGLVLLTGSAFAASLPLFFVASVLAGAGFGLGFRASAGTVAALADDLTRGEVLAALFLVAYTGLVLPVLLIGLALLVAPGPVVLAGFAALELALLGWSARRTAQRRV, encoded by the coding sequence ATGTCCGTCACCCTCTCCCCCGCCCGGCTCCGCGTGAGCCACGGGCTGGGGTTCCGCGTCGTCGCCGTCGCGTTCGCGACCGCGCTCGCGTTCTCCACCGTGCCGACCCCGCTGTACGCGCTTTACCAGCGGCGCGACGGCTTTCCCGCCTTTCTGGTGACCGTGATCTTCGCCGCCTACGCGGTCGGGGTGGTGCTGAGCCTGTACCTGGCCGGGCACGTCAGCGACTGGCTGGGCCGCCGCCGTGTCCTGCTCGCCGGGCTGCTCGCGGAAGCCCTCGCCGCCGCGATGTTCCTGCTGTGGCCGGACGTCCCCGGCCTCATCGTGGCCCGGCTGATCAGCGGCGCCGGGATCGGCGTGATCTCCGCGACGGCGACCGCGCACCTGTCCGAACTGCGGGCCCCGGCCCTCACCGCGACCGTGGTGAACGCCGGCGGCCTGGCCGTCGGCCCGCTGGTGGGCGGGCTGTTCGCGCGCTTCGCCGACCATCCGCTGAGCACGCCGTTCGCGGTGTTCCTGGTCGTGCTCCTGCTCGAAGCGATCGCGGTGAGCCTGGTGCCGGAGACGGTGGAGCGCCGCGAAGAGCGCCCGGCCTACCGCCCGCAGCGGCTGTCACTGCCGCCGTCCGCCCGGCGCGAGTTCACCGGCGCCGCGCTCGGCGCGTTCGCGGCGTTCGCGCTGAGCGGCCTGGTCATGGCCCTCGCCCCGGCGCTGCTGGCGAACGACCTGCACGAGCCGTCCCGCCTGCTCGCCGGGCTGGCGCCGTTCACGATGCTGGGCAGCGCGGCGCTCGTCCAGATCGTGTTCGCGCGCCTCGGCACCCGCTCGCAGCTGCGGTCCGGGTACGCGCTGATGGGCGCCGGCCTGGTGCTGCTGACGGGGTCGGCGTTCGCGGCCTCGCTCCCGTTGTTCTTCGTGGCGAGCGTGCTGGCGGGCGCCGGGTTCGGCCTGGGCTTCCGCGCGTCGGCGGGCACGGTGGCGGCCCTCGCGGACGACCTCACCCGCGGCGAGGTGCTGGCGGCGCTGTTCCTGGTGGCGTACACGGGACTTGTGCTGCCGGTACTGCTCATCGGGCTGGCACTGCTGGTCGCCCCCGGACCGGTGGTGCTGGCCGGGTTCGCGGCGCTGGAGCTGGCCCTGCTCGGCTGGTCGGCGCGACGCACCGCTCAGCGCCGGGTGTAG
- a CDS encoding LysR family transcriptional regulator: METRQLEYFVAVAEELSFTRAAQRVFAVQSTVSAAVRSLEAELGTRLFDRSTRRVALSAAGAAFLPEAKAAIEALERARATVQEASEGLRGSLRIGTLTSIGVDLPALLGAFHRRYPLVDIHVTVSITGSTGLAEEVRQGRLDVALVGLPETDLAGLDVLRVDTLPFVVVLPATHRLAARKAVRLADLAGEDFIDTPRGFGNRVALDRAFDALGSPRRVTVEVADLRPVPGYVRAGLGVAVVPETPGPAEADVVVRPLAGAGLDWPLNLVTAGAKPPSRAVRTLLDLVANSI; this comes from the coding sequence ATGGAAACGCGTCAGCTCGAGTACTTCGTCGCCGTCGCCGAGGAGCTCAGCTTCACCCGGGCCGCCCAGCGGGTGTTCGCGGTGCAGTCCACCGTGTCCGCCGCCGTGCGGTCGCTCGAAGCCGAGCTCGGCACGCGGCTGTTCGACCGGTCCACCCGCCGGGTCGCGCTTTCGGCGGCGGGCGCGGCGTTCCTGCCCGAGGCCAAGGCCGCGATCGAGGCGCTCGAACGGGCGCGCGCGACCGTTCAGGAGGCGTCGGAAGGCCTGCGCGGCAGCCTCCGCATCGGCACGCTGACGTCGATCGGCGTCGACCTGCCCGCGCTGCTCGGGGCGTTCCACCGGCGCTACCCGCTGGTGGACATCCACGTGACGGTGTCGATCACCGGGTCGACCGGACTGGCCGAAGAGGTCCGCCAGGGCCGGCTCGACGTCGCGCTGGTGGGCCTGCCCGAGACCGACCTCGCCGGGCTGGACGTCCTGCGCGTCGACACGCTGCCGTTCGTCGTGGTGCTGCCGGCCACGCACCGGCTCGCGGCCCGCAAGGCGGTCCGCCTCGCCGACCTCGCCGGCGAGGACTTCATCGACACGCCACGCGGGTTCGGCAACCGGGTCGCGCTCGACCGCGCCTTCGACGCGCTCGGCTCGCCGCGGCGGGTCACCGTCGAAGTCGCCGACCTGCGCCCGGTGCCGGGGTACGTGCGGGCCGGGCTCGGCGTCGCGGTCGTGCCGGAGACGCCGGGGCCGGCCGAGGCGGACGTCGTGGTCCGGCCGCTGGCGGGCGCCGGGCTCGACTGGCCGCTCAACCTGGTCACCGCCGGGGCGAAACCGCCCAGCCGGGCGGTGAGGACCTTGCTCGACCTGGTCGCGAACAGTATTTGA
- a CDS encoding jacalin-like lectin, producing MKNRFAAVVLACAAAALVPATAHADPADGGTFSVLSYNVAGLPEGISSAPTPRAPATTAIGQRLGPYDVVHVEEDFNYHATLYAADQHAYRTPTSGGAGIGSGLNTLSSLPYDVDDFERVRWNSCQFDSGDCLTPKGFTFMRLRLAEGVYVDTYNVHTNAGTNDGDQASRAANLAQLTAFIRGRSAGNAVLVMGDTNTRYTRAADTIAEFAADNGLTDAWVKLVRGGAAPAPGSPALVCDPQNVTDDCEVVDKVLYRGSPLVSLDATAYHNEHAKFLDDAGRMLSDHDPVTVRFGWTRNPALRLSDQFGGPHGDYFTDAGAVPAGARVRTLSLRAGSRLDQLGVTLENGTALVHGGAGGTAATLTLAAGEHVTTATVCQGSYQGHTRIFSAAFTTSTGRTLAGGSPTPDCVTRTAPAGWQLAAFHGRAGGEVDKIGFVYTRR from the coding sequence GTGAAGAACCGCTTCGCCGCCGTGGTCCTCGCGTGCGCGGCCGCCGCGCTCGTCCCGGCCACCGCGCACGCCGATCCCGCCGACGGCGGCACTTTCTCCGTGCTGAGCTACAACGTCGCCGGGCTGCCGGAAGGCATTTCGAGCGCGCCGACCCCGCGCGCGCCCGCCACGACGGCGATCGGGCAGCGGCTGGGCCCGTACGACGTGGTGCACGTGGAGGAGGACTTCAACTACCACGCCACGCTCTACGCGGCCGACCAGCACGCGTACCGGACCCCGACGAGCGGCGGCGCGGGGATCGGCAGCGGCCTGAACACGCTGTCGTCGCTGCCCTACGACGTCGACGACTTCGAGCGCGTGCGCTGGAACTCGTGCCAGTTCGACTCGGGCGATTGCCTGACCCCCAAGGGCTTCACCTTCATGCGGCTGCGGCTCGCCGAAGGCGTTTACGTCGACACCTACAACGTGCACACCAACGCGGGCACGAACGACGGCGACCAGGCGTCCCGCGCGGCGAACCTGGCGCAGCTGACGGCGTTCATCCGCGGCCGTTCGGCGGGCAACGCCGTGCTCGTCATGGGCGACACGAACACGCGCTACACCCGCGCGGCGGACACGATCGCCGAGTTCGCCGCGGACAACGGCCTCACCGACGCCTGGGTGAAGCTCGTCCGCGGCGGGGCCGCGCCCGCGCCGGGCAGTCCGGCGCTGGTGTGCGACCCGCAGAACGTCACCGACGACTGCGAAGTCGTCGACAAGGTGCTCTACCGCGGCAGCCCGCTGGTGTCCCTGGACGCGACCGCGTACCACAACGAGCACGCGAAGTTCCTCGACGACGCGGGCCGGATGCTGTCCGACCACGACCCGGTCACCGTCCGTTTCGGCTGGACGCGCAACCCGGCGCTGCGCCTGTCCGACCAGTTCGGCGGCCCCCACGGCGACTACTTCACCGACGCGGGCGCGGTCCCGGCGGGCGCCCGCGTCCGGACGCTGTCGCTGCGCGCCGGCTCGCGGCTGGACCAGCTCGGGGTGACGCTCGAGAACGGCACGGCGCTGGTCCACGGAGGTGCCGGCGGAACGGCGGCCACCCTGACGCTCGCGGCCGGTGAACACGTCACGACGGCGACGGTGTGCCAGGGCAGCTACCAGGGCCACACCCGGATCTTCTCGGCGGCCTTCACGACCAGCACCGGCCGCACCCTGGCGGGCGGCTCGCCGACGCCGGACTGCGTGACGCGCACGGCACCGGCGGGCTGGCAGCTCGCCGCCTTCCACGGCCGCGCCGGCGGCGAGGTCGACAAGATCGGCTTCGTCTACACCCGGCGCTGA